One window of Brevibacillus choshinensis genomic DNA carries:
- the thpR gene encoding RNA 2',3'-cyclic phosphodiesterase, with product MRLFVALDIPQNAASYIADVQQRLQQDVNVDRWQSLHNLHLTLHFLGEVHESLIPAICEDMDIVSAIIHPFSLRVGSLGAFPHAEHPRVLWLGLRGQTNPLKQLHLLLGKRFDLHDGLSYDRKRYRPHITLARGPHVQGSGLPLLEWNERYLAIEPPHWQAKHVHLYLSELKPEGAVHSIIHTSTFDKEHSKKQAVPE from the coding sequence ATGCGACTATTCGTGGCTCTGGATATACCGCAGAATGCTGCCTCTTACATAGCCGACGTTCAACAACGCTTGCAACAGGATGTGAACGTCGACCGTTGGCAATCCTTGCATAACCTGCACCTCACCTTGCATTTTTTAGGCGAAGTGCATGAATCGCTCATTCCGGCCATTTGCGAGGACATGGATATTGTCAGTGCCATCATCCATCCGTTTTCCTTGAGGGTAGGGAGTTTGGGGGCGTTTCCACATGCCGAACATCCCCGTGTGCTCTGGCTGGGACTTCGTGGTCAGACAAATCCGCTCAAACAGCTGCATCTGTTGTTAGGCAAGCGCTTTGACCTGCATGACGGTCTGTCCTACGATCGTAAGCGGTATCGCCCACACATCACACTCGCGCGCGGGCCCCATGTGCAGGGGAGTGGTCTGCCCCTTCTGGAGTGGAACGAACGATATTTGGCTATCGAGCCACCTCATTGGCAGGCAAAGCACGTCCATTTGTATCTATCTGAGCTAAAACCAGAGGGAGCCGTCCATTCCATTATCCACACGAGCACGTTTGATAAAGAACACAGCAAAAAACAAGCGGTGCCTGAATAG
- a CDS encoding M23 family metallopeptidase — protein MERHHRMDQADWIPAAFIAGGYKALYEACSASFREQLSLEEFGTFASEFHQGVTGYQLLPASIVPWGDTLRYVWIDESGQKGLSTAIDRDGTILGLRLAHLSSFPDTDTALTKGTYHMPFHGEWFTYWGGTNELLNYHYAYPSQRYAFDFLVMRNEKTFHGDPKRNDSYFAFGQPIVAPAAGTVLKVSNAIWDNEPGTVNEDYAAGNFVEIDHGNGEYSLLAHLKHRSITVQPGDHVEVGQMIGLCGNSGNSSEPHLHMQVSDSSDLLHARSVRIRFAGIDRVVQGDTVKGQKKEDGYV, from the coding sequence TTGGAACGACATCATCGAATGGACCAGGCAGACTGGATCCCTGCCGCTTTCATAGCTGGAGGGTACAAAGCGCTCTACGAAGCTTGTAGCGCTTCCTTTCGGGAACAACTAAGTCTAGAAGAGTTTGGTACTTTTGCTTCTGAATTTCATCAGGGGGTAACGGGCTACCAGCTACTTCCTGCTTCCATCGTCCCTTGGGGCGACACACTTCGCTATGTATGGATTGATGAAAGTGGACAAAAAGGACTGTCGACAGCGATTGATCGTGACGGAACGATCCTCGGTCTGCGACTTGCTCATTTATCATCCTTTCCCGATACCGATACAGCCCTCACGAAAGGAACGTATCACATGCCGTTCCATGGTGAGTGGTTTACCTATTGGGGCGGCACCAACGAGCTGCTCAACTATCACTACGCTTATCCAAGCCAACGCTATGCATTTGATTTTCTCGTGATGCGAAACGAGAAGACTTTCCATGGCGATCCGAAGCGCAACGACAGCTATTTCGCTTTTGGACAACCAATCGTAGCTCCAGCCGCTGGAACTGTCCTCAAGGTGTCGAACGCCATCTGGGACAACGAGCCTGGCACGGTAAATGAAGACTACGCTGCCGGCAATTTCGTGGAAATCGATCACGGCAACGGAGAATACAGCTTGCTTGCACATCTGAAGCACCGCTCCATCACCGTACAGCCAGGTGACCATGTAGAGGTAGGACAAATGATCGGGCTGTGCGGCAACTCGGGCAATTCGAGCGAGCCTCACTTGCATATGCAGGTGTCCGATTCCTCTGACCTGTTGCATGCACGATCCGTACGTATCCGTTTTGCAGGCATCGATCGAGTCGTACAGGGAGATACCGTAAAGGGGCAAAAAAAAGAGGATGGTTATGTGTGA
- a CDS encoding stalk domain-containing protein, whose amino-acid sequence MKRLTIGLVSTICAFALFGGASQTQTVTASGGLGEQVFQKSCMACHGADGNSGRAPDLVTQTFKQNHQDFNALKAGIQKSMPKNAPGSLTEAEYQAVAEYVWMLNGNTLANEKISVFVNKKELKFPVPPVLKNGTTLVPMREIFEAFGAEVKWDQATKMVTAVKGQTTVKLTIGSTQASAGSQIIKLTQAAQIIEGRTFVPLRFVSEALGAKVEWDEKTKVITISQ is encoded by the coding sequence ATGAAACGACTAACGATTGGCTTGGTCTCCACCATTTGTGCTTTCGCTTTATTTGGCGGCGCCTCTCAAACCCAAACCGTTACCGCCAGCGGTGGATTGGGGGAGCAGGTTTTTCAGAAAAGCTGCATGGCATGTCATGGGGCGGATGGAAATAGCGGAAGAGCTCCCGATTTGGTTACGCAAACATTTAAACAAAATCACCAGGATTTCAATGCGTTAAAGGCGGGCATTCAAAAATCTATGCCAAAGAACGCACCAGGAAGTTTAACAGAAGCAGAATATCAGGCAGTTGCTGAGTATGTATGGATGCTGAACGGCAATACGTTGGCAAACGAAAAAATCAGTGTCTTCGTAAATAAGAAAGAACTGAAATTTCCCGTTCCACCCGTATTGAAAAATGGTACGACGCTTGTCCCCATGCGTGAAATATTCGAGGCGTTCGGCGCAGAGGTGAAATGGGATCAGGCAACAAAAATGGTGACCGCTGTGAAAGGGCAAACCACCGTGAAGCTTACGATTGGAAGCACGCAAGCTTCGGCAGGCAGTCAAATAATCAAATTGACGCAGGCAGCACAAATAATCGAAGGTAGGACGTTTGTTCCCCTACGTTTTGTCAGTGAAGCATTGGGTGCAAAAGTAGAGTGGGATGAAAAAACGAAAGTCATTACGATCTCACAATAA
- a CDS encoding BMQ_0737 family morphogenetic spore coat protein encodes MPRRTFEYTGERQTFTVPPSVTSVTIRAVGARGGTTPTGERPGRGSFLQGEFPVTPGEELSILVGGVGANAALAIRGGGGGGGSFVWRSTGPATIVNLLIAAGGGGGAAALAAGSDADASSPDGTGGEGQGGGGTAGGGGGGGTETGGGGGGAGIEGNGFDGEAGGRGGRAINDGGTGGGADGPAGGGAGGFGGGGGGSVAGGGGGGFSGGGGGQGDDLLVSGTGGGGGGSFNAGINQNNQSGVGADNGVVIISFEELSFGFTGTIQTIMVPPCVDTVTISAVGAEGGASDNSAGRGAFIQGDFAVTPGDVLSFLVGGLGNPPIFGGGGGGGSFVWRTMGAVTQGNLLVAAGGGGGGASNTGGSDAQSSSPDGTAGTGGGGAGGTAGFGGGGGPFQNGGGGGAGIIGGGVAGTLGGGGGIAINAGGAGGPAGPNGGPGGLGGGGGGSLGGGGGGGFSGGGGGTGLGALTGGFGGGGGGSFNGGFNQVNFSGVGTGNGEVSISFGAPQLNCPPVITTPAPPIPNNLQEECIRVQKVYDWVVAANRDRNKVPIPDDCRPLVDAAIRAGQNITIQCVETIVPPTFPLIPKPQPTQSLDFSCTIIGIRRENIIVNGNVVRVGIVRFLFGATLLIRVFANGTLLCEFPATIQFDDEIVLCLPEPLDESNILCRITAVECNPIGNVFLGGMVELEVIICKEIQVEAEVKLEVLAKFCRPSPIIPVPPLTPSFICPPIIFPPQCPDLFPRRNCDCQGTANALLTNSTVFFDGVAETGTEQLLADICPSCDPGSSTFSYTFVDTVPTTPTPTLTDEILGDFSFVFTPVQISSPTCTALPGGGLQLVITATGIRTFTLTGTTDTLSAELTLRELPGPFDEFRLRLMNALGVVVYDTVTKQVFDLNIQVQDCRTFQDVILTPFNP; translated from the coding sequence ATGCCCAGACGAACATTTGAATACACGGGCGAGCGTCAAACCTTTACGGTTCCGCCTTCTGTGACCTCCGTGACCATCAGGGCGGTCGGAGCAAGAGGAGGGACTACCCCCACTGGCGAACGACCCGGAAGAGGATCCTTTCTGCAGGGGGAATTTCCTGTCACTCCCGGTGAGGAACTGAGCATTCTGGTAGGAGGGGTTGGCGCAAACGCCGCTCTGGCAATACGTGGCGGCGGAGGAGGAGGAGGCTCGTTTGTCTGGCGGTCCACGGGTCCAGCTACTATCGTCAACCTCTTGATCGCTGCCGGGGGTGGTGGTGGAGCAGCCGCTCTCGCTGCCGGATCGGATGCCGATGCATCCAGCCCGGATGGTACAGGAGGAGAAGGACAGGGAGGTGGCGGTACCGCCGGAGGGGGAGGCGGAGGCGGAACAGAAACTGGCGGTGGTGGCGGTGGAGCAGGCATTGAAGGAAATGGCTTCGATGGAGAAGCTGGAGGCAGAGGCGGTAGAGCGATTAACGATGGCGGTACTGGCGGGGGTGCCGACGGGCCTGCAGGCGGTGGTGCTGGAGGTTTTGGTGGCGGTGGAGGCGGCTCCGTTGCGGGAGGAGGCGGAGGTGGTTTCAGCGGAGGCGGGGGCGGTCAAGGTGACGATCTCCTAGTTTCCGGCACTGGCGGCGGTGGAGGAGGTTCCTTTAACGCTGGCATCAACCAGAATAATCAATCTGGTGTCGGAGCTGACAACGGCGTGGTTATCATTTCCTTTGAAGAGCTCTCCTTTGGTTTTACGGGTACTATTCAAACCATTATGGTTCCGCCTTGTGTGGATACAGTTACCATCTCTGCAGTGGGGGCGGAAGGCGGCGCTTCCGACAATTCCGCTGGTAGAGGCGCTTTTATCCAAGGAGATTTCGCCGTAACACCAGGTGATGTACTGAGCTTTCTGGTAGGTGGTCTGGGAAATCCTCCTATTTTTGGCGGTGGAGGAGGCGGGGGCTCGTTTGTTTGGAGAACCATGGGGGCTGTTACACAAGGTAATCTCTTGGTTGCCGCGGGAGGCGGTGGAGGAGGTGCATCGAATACAGGCGGTTCGGACGCACAGTCATCAAGCCCAGACGGCACTGCGGGTACAGGAGGTGGAGGAGCTGGCGGTACAGCCGGATTTGGTGGTGGTGGAGGACCGTTTCAGAATGGAGGAGGCGGAGGAGCTGGCATCATCGGTGGTGGTGTCGCAGGAACCCTCGGCGGTGGAGGAGGAATAGCGATCAACGCTGGCGGTGCAGGAGGCCCAGCCGGTCCGAATGGGGGACCTGGTGGTCTCGGCGGAGGTGGAGGCGGCTCCCTTGGGGGCGGCGGCGGAGGTGGTTTCAGCGGAGGTGGCGGAGGTACGGGCTTGGGAGCATTAACCGGTGGCTTTGGCGGAGGTGGAGGCGGTTCCTTTAATGGCGGCTTCAACCAGGTCAATTTTTCAGGTGTGGGAACAGGAAATGGTGAGGTTTCTATCAGCTTTGGAGCTCCCCAATTGAACTGTCCTCCCGTCATAACGACACCCGCTCCCCCAATTCCAAACAATCTGCAGGAAGAGTGCATCCGCGTCCAAAAGGTATACGACTGGGTAGTAGCCGCCAACAGGGACCGGAACAAGGTACCAATCCCCGACGATTGCCGTCCGCTGGTAGATGCAGCGATACGTGCCGGTCAAAATATCACCATCCAATGCGTGGAGACGATCGTTCCACCGACATTCCCGCTGATCCCCAAACCTCAGCCCACACAGTCCCTGGACTTTTCTTGCACCATTATTGGCATCCGGCGGGAGAATATCATCGTCAACGGAAACGTTGTCCGCGTCGGGATCGTCCGCTTCCTGTTCGGCGCAACGCTCTTAATCCGCGTATTTGCCAATGGTACGCTGTTGTGCGAATTCCCGGCCACCATCCAATTCGATGACGAAATCGTGCTGTGCCTGCCGGAACCGTTGGATGAATCCAACATCCTCTGCCGCATCACCGCTGTCGAGTGCAACCCGATCGGCAATGTGTTCCTGGGTGGCATGGTAGAGCTGGAAGTCATCATCTGCAAAGAGATTCAGGTAGAAGCGGAAGTGAAGCTGGAAGTGTTGGCGAAGTTCTGTCGGCCAAGTCCAATCATTCCTGTACCGCCGCTGACTCCTTCATTCATCTGCCCGCCGATTATATTCCCGCCACAGTGTCCGGATCTCTTTCCGCGCAGAAACTGCGACTGCCAGGGAACAGCCAACGCTCTCTTGACCAACTCTACCGTCTTCTTCGACGGTGTGGCAGAAACGGGAACAGAGCAATTGCTCGCCGATATCTGCCCGAGTTGCGATCCAGGAAGCAGCACGTTCTCCTATACGTTTGTCGATACGGTGCCAACTACTCCGACACCTACGCTGACAGACGAAATCCTCGGCGATTTCAGCTTTGTCTTTACGCCTGTTCAGATTAGCTCGCCTACTTGCACGGCCCTCCCAGGTGGTGGCCTGCAGCTAGTGATTACTGCTACCGGAATCCGGACGTTCACCTTAACCGGCACGACCGATACCCTCAGTGCCGAGCTTACGTTGCGTGAACTTCCAGGTCCCTTTGATGAATTCCGTTTACGGCTGATGAACGCTCTGGGCGTAGTTGTATACGACACAGTAACCAAGCAGGTTTTTGATCTTAACATACAGGTGCAGGATTGCCGCACGTTTCAGGATGTCATCCTCACTCCTTTCAATCCATGA
- a CDS encoding vanadium-dependent haloperoxidase — MKNDEKDERKSYEIGPVKAKIRRKQSASIREEAAEFQEDRPLPPHPCNGDEELYSNKIGNYSKGLPHNSLGEVDPKAYEAYMKALKTGDPVNFETIPLGGVVKLTNPQGAYAFDLAGPDSHHLGMIAPPDFSSAWEAGEMAELYWQALTRDVPFADFGTSPHSKAAASDLSSFSDFRGPKVGGMVTTENLFRGNTPGDLVGPYISQFLWKDIPHGATTMVQRYRTTVAGDDHMTTYKEWLDIQNGLSPAALNIFDPTPRYIRNGRDLGEWVHRDFTFQAFLAACLILLGFGQSALDLANPYLSSATQIGFVTFGGPHVLDFVVRSARSALEASWFQKWLVHRRLRPEEFGGRVHNHLTGAASYPINSELLQSEAVSKVFNTFGSYLLPMAYPEGCPTHTSYPAGHACIAGAGVTMLKAFSNESFVIPNPVEASADGLSLLPYSGTPLTIGGELNKLAANIALGRDTAGVHWRSDGIEGLKLGESVAIGILKDYKDTYNEDFCGFSLTKFDGKAITI; from the coding sequence ATGAAAAATGATGAAAAAGACGAACGGAAGTCGTATGAAATCGGTCCGGTAAAAGCGAAGATCCGTCGCAAGCAATCAGCTTCCATTCGTGAGGAAGCAGCGGAGTTCCAAGAGGATCGTCCTCTACCGCCCCATCCGTGCAACGGAGATGAAGAATTGTATTCAAATAAAATCGGCAACTATTCCAAAGGTTTGCCGCACAATAGCCTCGGTGAAGTTGATCCAAAAGCCTATGAGGCCTACATGAAAGCGTTAAAGACAGGTGATCCGGTCAATTTTGAAACGATCCCTTTAGGGGGTGTTGTAAAGCTTACGAATCCCCAGGGCGCGTATGCATTCGATCTGGCGGGGCCCGATTCCCATCATTTAGGCATGATTGCACCCCCTGACTTCAGCAGTGCCTGGGAGGCCGGTGAGATGGCGGAGCTTTACTGGCAAGCGCTGACCCGCGATGTGCCTTTTGCTGATTTTGGCACGAGCCCGCACTCGAAAGCCGCTGCATCTGATTTATCGAGCTTTTCCGATTTTCGCGGTCCAAAAGTCGGTGGAATGGTAACAACCGAGAACTTGTTTAGGGGGAATACGCCCGGAGACCTTGTGGGGCCTTATATCTCCCAATTTCTGTGGAAGGACATCCCTCACGGGGCCACAACGATGGTCCAGCGATATCGAACTACAGTGGCAGGCGATGACCACATGACCACTTATAAGGAATGGCTGGATATCCAGAACGGATTGTCTCCTGCTGCGCTGAATATATTCGACCCAACGCCTCGTTATATCCGCAACGGTCGAGATTTAGGAGAATGGGTTCATCGTGACTTCACCTTCCAAGCCTTTCTAGCTGCTTGTTTGATTCTTCTTGGCTTTGGACAGAGTGCGCTGGATCTAGCCAACCCCTATCTTAGTTCGGCGACCCAGATCGGTTTTGTCACCTTTGGTGGGCCACACGTTTTGGATTTTGTGGTTAGGTCGGCTCGTTCCGCTTTGGAGGCTTCCTGGTTCCAGAAATGGCTGGTTCATCGCCGTCTCCGGCCAGAAGAGTTCGGGGGGCGCGTCCACAACCATTTGACTGGCGCTGCCAGTTACCCCATTAACTCGGAACTGCTCCAGTCGGAAGCTGTTTCCAAGGTCTTCAACACATTTGGTAGCTACCTGTTGCCCATGGCCTATCCGGAGGGCTGCCCTACTCATACTTCCTACCCCGCTGGTCACGCCTGCATTGCTGGGGCTGGGGTTACCATGTTGAAGGCGTTTAGCAACGAATCTTTCGTGATCCCGAATCCGGTCGAAGCCAGTGCTGATGGCCTTTCATTGCTTCCTTACTCGGGGACACCTCTGACAATTGGCGGAGAATTGAACAAACTCGCAGCCAATATAGCCCTTGGCCGCGACACGGCCGGTGTACACTGGCGCTCAGACGGAATAGAAGGGCTAAAGCTGGGTGAATCAGTTGCCATCGGGATTCTGAAGGATTACAAGGATACCTACAATGAAGATTTTTGCGGTTTCTCCCTAACAAAGTTTGATGGAAAAGCCATTACTATCTAA
- a CDS encoding chemotaxis protein CheW produces MELTKRNHGADWDVEGATSQSILFKMGSEYYGLSISLVREIIKPLPVTRFPKSPPYVEGVVDLRGRILPIINLRSMFGLEPVPETDDTRFVDLQLEDLNVGIIVDAVSEVMSIPQSLIEVAPPIIAGVEGKYLQGIARLNDKLIMLLDVDEIFGQWKKK; encoded by the coding sequence ATGGAACTGACGAAGCGAAATCATGGGGCGGATTGGGATGTAGAAGGTGCTACTTCGCAATCGATCCTGTTCAAAATGGGAAGTGAGTACTACGGGCTCTCTATTTCCCTCGTGCGAGAAATTATCAAGCCTTTGCCTGTAACGCGATTTCCCAAATCACCTCCTTATGTGGAAGGTGTCGTCGATTTACGTGGGCGTATTTTGCCGATTATCAACCTGCGAAGTATGTTTGGTCTCGAACCAGTCCCTGAAACGGACGACACTCGATTCGTCGACTTGCAGTTGGAAGACCTAAATGTAGGAATTATCGTTGACGCTGTATCGGAAGTCATGAGTATTCCTCAAAGCTTGATTGAGGTAGCTCCACCGATCATCGCGGGGGTAGAAGGAAAATACTTGCAAGGGATTGCTCGCCTGAATGACAAGCTGATCATGCTGCTGGATGTCGATGAAATCTTTGGGCAATGGAAAAAGAAATAA
- a CDS encoding AzlD domain-containing protein, giving the protein MNLILLYVLLAAVTYLSRRAFLRLPDHWLSPRVKNGLTFIPVGIFAGLIFPALFVQNDQIVIQPMLIAASVVCLLLMAWSKNILLSFGVSLGLVVLSSLGLIPWQ; this is encoded by the coding sequence ATGAATCTGATTTTGTTGTATGTTCTCCTGGCAGCCGTTACTTACTTATCCCGTCGTGCCTTTTTGCGCTTGCCCGATCACTGGTTATCGCCACGAGTCAAAAATGGGCTGACCTTTATTCCCGTAGGTATTTTTGCAGGACTCATTTTCCCTGCCCTGTTTGTTCAGAATGATCAGATAGTCATCCAGCCTATGCTGATCGCTGCGAGTGTCGTTTGCCTCCTCTTGATGGCGTGGAGCAAAAACATTCTTCTCAGCTTTGGCGTGAGCCTCGGCTTGGTCGTTCTCTCTTCTCTCGGATTAATCCCTTGGCAGTAG
- a CDS encoding AzlC family ABC transporter permease, protein MKWSAQSKASFHRGIWDSLPITASYILVGAIFGMMSGQAGLSPWQSVAMSAFVYSGAAQFSAIAMIADHASMWAIVLTTCMLNTRHLLMGLSLSPYYQRFSSAQVNGLAYLLTDEQYAISLNRFRQHPSEASYIVAVGGSFLASWILGTWLGTVAGQWIPDPASLGLDFSFTAMFVALAFYQLTSFTRTLTFLLCGGLAVIFALLLPNGLHLLVAGLVAFMIGYVWPTIGTEKKENQNSGQKVETA, encoded by the coding sequence ATGAAATGGTCCGCGCAATCCAAGGCATCTTTTCACAGGGGTATATGGGATTCCCTTCCCATAACTGCCAGCTACATCCTGGTTGGCGCCATTTTCGGGATGATGTCTGGTCAAGCAGGCCTATCTCCGTGGCAGAGCGTGGCGATGTCAGCCTTTGTGTACTCCGGTGCCGCTCAGTTTAGTGCCATCGCCATGATTGCAGATCACGCCAGCATGTGGGCTATCGTGTTGACCACCTGCATGCTCAACACTCGTCATTTATTGATGGGGCTATCGCTATCTCCGTACTACCAGCGTTTTTCCTCAGCACAGGTCAACGGTCTCGCCTATCTCCTGACAGATGAACAGTACGCCATTAGCTTGAATCGATTTCGCCAGCATCCTAGTGAAGCCTCTTATATTGTAGCGGTTGGCGGTTCGTTCCTGGCTAGCTGGATCTTGGGCACATGGCTCGGCACTGTCGCAGGTCAATGGATTCCTGATCCCGCTTCTCTCGGTCTCGACTTTAGCTTCACTGCCATGTTCGTCGCGCTTGCCTTCTATCAGCTGACATCGTTTACCCGTACCCTGACGTTCTTGTTATGCGGAGGCTTGGCCGTAATCTTTGCTTTGCTTCTTCCAAACGGCTTGCATCTACTTGTTGCAGGACTGGTAGCCTTTATGATTGGCTATGTCTGGCCCACCATAGGTACAGAAAAAAAAGAGAATCAGAATTCGGGACAAAAGGTGGAGACCGCATGA